The Lycium ferocissimum isolate CSIRO_LF1 chromosome 1, AGI_CSIRO_Lferr_CH_V1, whole genome shotgun sequence genome includes a region encoding these proteins:
- the LOC132030853 gene encoding 1-aminocyclopropane-1-carboxylate oxidase homolog 1-like, with translation MSGTANSQADLTMDYDPLKEIKAFDDTKAGVKGLVDAGIVEIPKIFIRPPHELAEELKQAKSTLQVPVIDLSGIEIQDRRKKIVDEIREASEKWGFFQLINHGVPPSVLEGMIDGIRDFHEQDAEVKKEYYSCDIGRNVRYHSNPHINQTKTAKWRDTLNISTLASGHIEPEEIPAICRKTSLEYINHVMKLGEIILGLLSEALGLKPDHLKATECDKGQVFVCHYYPACPQPELTLGVAKHTDPAFLAFLLQDQIGGLQVMHNNQWVNVEPIEHGLVVNIADFLQILSNDKFVSADHRVVANKIGPRISVASFFTGVFEPPKMYGPIKELISEENPPLYKEFLVSDYIMKFSSKPPDKSGLDLFRLVSPSSSEHLYSPSENTIIICTGQ, from the exons ATGTCCGGAACTGCAAATTCTCAAGCTGACTTAACAATGGATTACGATCCATTGAAGGAAATAAAAGCTTTTGATGATACAAAAGCTGGTGTCAAGGGACTAGTTGATGCTGGAATAGTAGAAATACCAAAAATTTTCATTAGGCCACCTCATGAACTAGCTGAAGAGTTGAAGCAGGCAAAGTCAACTCTACAGGTTCCAGTGATTGATCTCAGTGGCATAGAGATTCAAGATCGACGTAAGAAGATTGTCGATGAAATAAGGGAAGCATCGGAGAAGTGGGGATTTTTCCAACTGATAAATCATGGGGTTCCTCCAAGTGTTTTGGAAGGAATGATTGATGGGATTCGTGATTTTCACGAACAAGATGCTGAAGTGAAGAAAGAGTACTATTCGTGCGATATAGGGAGAAACGTTAGATACCATAGCAATCCTCATATAAATCAAACAAAGACTGCAAAATGGAGGGACACATTGAACATTTCTACACTAGCTTCTGGTCACATTGAACCTGAAGAAATACCAGCAATTTGCAG GAAGACATCTCTCGAGTACATAAATCATGTGATGAAACTTGGGGAAATTATTCTTGGCTTACTATCAGAAGCTCTTGGGCTAAAACCTGACCACTTGAAAGCCACAGAATGTGACAAAGGACAAGTATTTGTATGCCATTACTACCCAGCATGCCCTCAGCCAGAGCTAACTCTTGGTGTCGCTAAGCATACAGATCCTGCTTTCCTCGCCTTTCTGCTGCAAGATCAAATTGGCGGCCTTCAAGTCATGCATAATAACCAATGGGTCAATGTTGAACCGATTGAACATGGATTGGTTGTTAATATTGCTGACTTTCTTCAG ATCCTATCAAACGACAAGTTTGTAAGTGCAGACCATAGAGTTGTAGCGAATAAGATAGGACCAAGGATATCAGTGGCAAGCTTTTTCACCGGTGTTTTTGAACCTCCAAAGATGTATGGTCCAATCAAAGAGCTCATATCAGAAGAAAACCCCCCACTATATAAAGAATTTCTTGTGAGCGATTACATCATGAAGTTTTCCTCTAAGCCACCTGATAAGTCTGGTCTTGATCTTTTCAGACTGGTATCGCCTAGCAGCAGTGAACATCTGTATAGTCCTTCTGAAAACACTATAATCATATGTACTGGTCAATGA